In one Silene latifolia isolate original U9 population chromosome 10, ASM4854445v1, whole genome shotgun sequence genomic region, the following are encoded:
- the LOC141607032 gene encoding dolichyl-diphosphooligosaccharide--protein glycosyltransferase subunit 4A — protein sequence MIDDQDLGFIANFLGVFIFVLVIAYHFVMADPKYEGN from the coding sequence ATGATTGACGATCAAGATCTCGGATTCATCGCCAATTTTCTCGGTGTTTTCATCTTTGTGCTGGTAATCGCTTACCATTTTGTGATGGCAGATCCCAAATACGAAGGAAATTAA